The Ooceraea biroi isolate clonal line C1 chromosome 7, Obir_v5.4, whole genome shotgun sequence genomic sequence TCCTGCTGGAGTTTCTCGCCGGCTGACGCTGTAGCGAGACTCCGAGAACCAGTGCCGCAATATTCAGTATGGAAATATCGCGAATAAGAAATTTCGCGAGTCCGCCGACAATGAACGTGCAGATTATCGCGTACCAAACACTCGGATTGAACGAAGCTATCAAACCACGCAGGGACACGTTCGGGAACGTCGGTACCATCCACGTGACGTACACTATACCGTAAGAAACGGTGTATTGCGTTTCCAGATGAGGATACCGGAAGCAACCGCCGAACACTAAATCGTCGCTGGCGTTGAGAAGTCTCAGATCCAGCTCTTCCTGGATCGTGCTATTGTCCGTCCAGTTGATCACTTTCCTCTTCAGTTCGATGTTCATGCTACGTACGATTTCCTCCACCATCGAGCCTTCGATTCCTCCGAATATCGGGCGGCCCGCATTGTCCTTGGTGATAAATGCGTATGGAAAATTGTCGAATATCGCCGCGTTTATGGTAGAAGCGACGGGCCACGATTCCGTTTTGTCTGCGAAGCTCCATCGAATTGCATTGGCAGCGGATCTGCGTCCGCATCTGCCGAGCAGTCTCGGTTTCGCAGGTGCGTACGATTTGCCGATCCGGACCGCGAGGCTGTCGGCGAATAGAACTGCCTCTTCGACTGACGCCAATATCGCGAGTTTCGGGATCGATCGTAACCGCATCCCTTGTGTCAGCGCACCGACATCATTCAGGAAGCTCTCTTCATCGACGAATGGATTCGTTAGCGCTATTACCAAATTGCAATCGTGCTTGTAGTAgttcataaaagagaaatcgcTCTTCTCGAGAGCGATCACACTCTCCGACAGAATGATCACATTCGGCGAGATTTCGTACTTGAGCATCGTGTCTGTCAGTCGTACGTCCAATGTGTAGACGGTGCTGCTTCTTCCGTGTAATTTCTTCAACAACGTTTCCACCAAGCCGGAAGTGGTTCGCAACACTTGCGGTAATAAAAGCGACATGTGATCCGGATCTTCGAAGTATTCGCTGATGAATGTTGTCATGCAGGATGCTAATCTCGCTGATGCGTCCGACTGCTGGTTCGAACGTTTCAGAAAATTTCGCAGGATGATGGATCGATCAGCCATACCCCGCAACGGTATCACGATGACACAAATAGTGAACATCAACGTGACAAAGAGCAGACGATGTGGATAGTTTTGCGATCGATTAAAGTCAAATGAGCCGAATTTAACATTATGCATGTTGCCTTCGGTCAACTACTCGTTCAGCTCAACTACTTCGAAATGCGGGGCTCGCGTAATCTACTAGCGCGACACTCCTTTCCTGAAAACGTCAAAGTGTGTTTGTAATCTAAATACGGATAAGCTCGAGGAGTGTAAATATCGCAGTATTATTCGTGCGTTTCctatcatttattttactatAGACGTGCACCGTTCGTTCGTCTGCGTGTTTTTTGAAAGTGCAATCAAACTGTTGACTCCATCGCAGGTTGCGTAAAATCCACCCTAAAATTGAAGTAGGCGTACGTAGTTTGAAGGAGGATTTTCGATTCTTTAGCACTGCGACGTCGAAACGAACGCACACGCGAGCATCGATCGCATGTTGTATTTTCACCACCGGCTTTTCACCATGGCCTTTATGCAAATACTcgtgtacacacacacgatTGTACACTTGAAAAAATATAGTGGTCAACTGGTCATGCGATCCTGACGTTAAAACCGCATTTGGCGTCACGACATTACGTCGTGACATTGCATAAACGCACTTGTCTGCGTCGCATAGCACCGATCTGAATTAACTCTTTCGTTGCTACGGGTGACTGTAGTAACCCCCGTCGCGAGACGCTGTCCACACACTATGGATGACTATAGTCACCCGCCACGAGATGCTGTCCACGTACTACGGGCGACTACAGTCGCTCGAAATGAAGCAAACGTTATGCTACATATCGGGTGACGGCGCTTACTCaaataacaaatatgtagttgTCGAGGTATCGGTGTTTTGTCCAACGtatatcatttaattttctcttcttcttcttttatcgtctttccattttttttacCATTAAACAGTTATTGTTTCAATTTTCCACGGGCTCCCCccccccacacacacacacgcgtcAACTGATTCATTCAGGCGGCGAGTTTCGCCGTAGCGAAAGGGTTAAAGTATTAATTTGCATGATCGgggggaagaggaggagggagaAATCCTATGGAActgcgtataaataaatacttgtTATTCTTTACGTTTCAGAGCTTTCGTCAGAATTCTATGCTATTGTTGTCCGAGAAAGGTGAAACGGCGATATCAACCAGCATTCAGGTGTAAACCAAGTCAGGTGAGTTTAAACCATATTGCTGCATACATGTTCcatcgttttttctttttttcttttaaatatttttttatccaaTTCAAAGCAATATCGGGATCGACTTGTGGAACCGCGGCTACCGTCTCGAAGTTAATTTCGATTCGAATTGGAGCTCTGTATAACGCTGAAGCTATATTGCCTAAATAACAGATCTACGCTGAAGAAgatcgaaataattattttaattttagacaAAAAATGTAACGAATTTCAAACaaacgaaacatttttcaaccATTTAGTTAGCAACATAATTACCCGCGTACGTCTATTACatgattaaattgattaaataaatatttaaattatgcaCATCGGAAAATAGAAGTAATGCtgcaattaatacataattcgAGGCTTGGAGGAAACAGATTTGGGAAAgagaaattaacatttttgaaTGATGGCGTTTCACACGGAAAATGTGACAGATTATCACGTTACGTTGATTAGTATTTGCCGGTAGAACGCATTGCCTGTATCAATTACGACCTGTACTATAAACGCCCACGTAATGATGTAAACGGAAACGGGTACAACGTTCTCAATGGAGGAGCGTGAAAAGCATTTCGCTCGCTCTGACTATTTTCATTAGATAGACGTATCCAGTATATTgcttttttcagaaattcgCATCCGGACGGTACTACTCCGCGTATTCGCTCCATCACGTGCGAAGGAGCCGGGAAAATTCCGGCGAGCAAACCTACATTTAACAACGGAATATCACCCTGCTCTCTTTTTGTTTGCGTCGCTTTCCCCTCGTTCCTAATGCGGCACAGACGAAGCGGCGCGGGCGTTTAATCTGACAGTTGCTTTCCAAGCAAATCACGAATCCCCGTATCCGTCTTCCAAGGCCCTTGCGTATCAACGAACGCCAACGCATATCAACGCATTCCCGTAAAATGTAAAAGCTCTCGGTATGTCTTATTAGTAGATTAGTAATCTTAAACACGCACCTGGCACTTGTTCATTATCTAAGGATGCACCttcttaatgtaaaaatacttGTCTCGGTTACCCATTTTTGCAGCTCTCGCGAAAAGCGAAATCACGCGCTGTTAACTTCCATTTCCAAAGTGTTTAACTTCGAGATGTAATGAGACTCGATAAGATAAGAATCATACAAGAAACAagataaaaatgcattttttactttatacgAAAGCACAAGGCATGGAAGAACAATGGCAAACGTGAGCGGTCGTAAGTTTTTCCGTAACTCCTATTAGCGTAAAGATGCGGTCCGAATAGCAAATCGAGACTTTAATGAGAAACAAGGAAAATGCGCGGTATTTTTCCTCTGATCTTACTACGTTCCTCGTAACAGGAAAAACTGCGCTGCAAAATTTCATGAatgtatatttgaataaataaaagtttgcCTATGCAAACTCGAACGGATTGATCAAGCACATTGTTTGAAGAACGTAAAAGTTTGGCAACGAGATCGCGAGTGACTACACAACTGCGCTATGAGCGACTGCTCGTACAACTTCACGACTCGTTATGCATTACGTTGTTTTATTGGGACTGCTTCCTTGAGAGCGTGTGTACAAGTATTTCctaattttgcatatttccGCTTCGTATCCACGTAAATTCCGTGTTTACGCGAGCTTCGAGCACGCCCTTTTAACGCACAGCATGCATGAAGAAAAGGCAAATAGAGAAAAATTCGAGCGCGAAAAGGTGTAATCCGAAATTTTACTGATATTTATAGACATCCTTGTgtggaatatttaatattttcgcaaCGTGTTGACGACATGTGCTTGTATAAAAGCGTCGATGGTGTGATTGAATTATGACGATTATGAGTACTAcacaaatatacatgtatgaaaGCATAAAACTTTAGAATGCAACGTGGGTATCGGAAAGACGAGATATCAAATCGTGAAAGATGTACGGCGGAATTAACATATCCgcgtatgaaaaaaaaaaacaagaataaaCGCGTGACCTCGCACTATTTCCGATAACCTACCGGGATACTTTTAGTTTCGTGGCCGTGTTACCGGGGTCGCGCAAACACGACCATAAAGGTGAGAGAAGACAAAAATAAGGAACACCATTTGACCTTGGGGAATTCAACATCCGATAGAGCAAACGAGAAAACTCTGATGCTCGGTCACTGTCCCGCGAGACAAGATGGCGAAAGATAAAGCGTACAAAACTTTACGATTGCCTCTTTCTTTTACGACCcttcttaaataaaaagagaaatctgGCGAGATATTTGGCGAGTCCAGACCACCCGAGCGTCCATTCGGCCCACTTTGCCTACTTCGTAAGCCACGGAAAATCTGAAGCCCGACTCGCTCGCATTTACGATGACATTCTTTCCACGGCTGGCcgaatattgaattatttgcTTTACGGCCAAGAGCTATCGAAAAACCGTTTAACCACCTCTCTCCCCGTTCGAGCTGGGGTTGTCTCTTCGACCGCACTGTTCGCACGATTCGGCGCAAAGCCGTGAGTACACGGGGTATGAGCGTGAAGTGTAAAGCTTGTCGCTGATCCGTGGCGACCTTTAAAGGGAAGCAACGAGCGCGGAGAGACCGGGTTGCGTTTGAAGCGAAACCGATGGATCGATGATTGTCCCTAGGACGACGACAGGAGGAGAGCTCGTCGATGGATAAAAGTGTTTGACTCTCTTCCGCGGGAAAACAAACGGTAGCGGCCGTTTTGAGATTAAAATGCTCGCGATATACGCGGATCGATGGCGGCAGAGCGATCGCGACGCTGCAACCCCGCGATGAGGCGAAGGCAATCCCATCGAGTGGCTCCCTGatcaaaagatattttattagcaattaaatcattaaaagagCTTTGAAATATTGCATTTCGATTGTCATTTTCCATTCTTATTGAAAATTCACAAAGGATGAATACGAGATACATCAATTCTAAATGCAGGAGGCAAAAAATGTACGGTCTTGACGTGGAAGCGGAGTGATCAAGCGCGCAGCAATCGGGACGATCGAACGTTAAACTCTTTTTATTCGTGCAAATTTATTGTCTCGCTAGTTACGGGCAACTCGAGCAACGTAAATCCGTTTTCGTTCGATCAAAGGGTACGCTTTGTTTCCAAagaaacgaaggaaggaaacgCAGCAGGTTTGCACGCTAACGAACTCGTGTAAAATCTATCTAAATTCTAATGCTATTCttgatatagaaaaaaaacaaacaaacaaacaaatggcGGAGAATAACAAGACGTAATTATTCTGTTTCCAGTATATTTCCGGAATGGGAACAAGTGGGCAGGCGAGCAACGTTAGCTATAGCAGCGTCAGCCAAAGCAGCGACGGCGGCGTGTGCGCGACCGGAAGTGGACTCCCCAGTGGCGGTATGTGACGTCACACGACGGCCCGATCAGGGCCACGTCGAGAGCGGGCGATTCGATTCCGTGACGCGTGATTAGACGTGCTGGCGGATCGACTTCCGAGAGGCTGAAGAGAATCTTTCGGGGAGAGCTCGACCTCAGCGAACCTGAGAACAAATATATTCGGAGGATCAGCTCCGAGAAGAGGGACGAGGCACATTTAGGAACCGCTGCAGAGGAACTGTGAGATTGAGGAATAAAAACGCTGTGGGCGACGTGAAAACGGCGGAGTGAATACGGACCGTAAGATATCTAACGCGTACTTAATGGGCGGACTCGTAAAAGCTCGCAAATCGCCGTGATTAAAACGAGTCGTTGGACCTTACGCCCGCGTAATCGTATTAACGTGCGGGCGAGCGTCTCGCGAGTATACACGTATTCCGTCACCCCTTGAAGAAAACCTCGTAAGAACCGACGTGGTAAAAATCGGGCTGCGACTCCGGCCAGCGCCGGGCGTAATGCGCCGCAAGAGACTGAACTTATAGATCTGTCTACCTATAGACCGCTATCCGTGTTAGATCTTAAAGGAAAGATATCCTTTTACGTGTGGTATTCGAACACGCGCGATCTCTCATCTGCAGACTGGTTGCACCAATTATGAGTGAACGCTACCTCTGATTAgtccaatttttttcgaacCGTTTGTTAACCGTTTAACGTTATCCGTTTAACGGATAGGATTATAACCTAAAGGAATAACGGCGCATCGACGGTTCAGACGATTGATTATCGCCGTGATCGGTCAGTACTATCGGTGCAATCGAAGCTAATTGCATGAGACCAACCTAGATATCCGTGAGAAATTACGACTCGATTATTCGATGGGATTTATTCGATAgtgaaaagagaagaagaaagcgcACACGGTTGGATATAGACAGTAaggatagaaataaaaagaagtatTCACCGAGAAAAGGACAcgagtaatttatatttcatgcgTCCCCCTGAATATAATGTACGTACGCCGCGCCGGTAGTGTTGCAAGGATGATGTATATCGAATGATCTTAAAAatagaagaggaaagaattaaaaaataagaaaagtcagaggaaaaaaatgttttgttcTTTACTGCTCGGTTCGTATTACGTCTTATCGTGCAAGACTTCCAGATGAGAGCGCTCTCCTGAATCTCTCCTTTTAAAATCACCTTGACAATTCTTCTTCCGATAATCAATAGCAGTATTGGAAATTCtctttacaaaatattcttgtttCTTGTCAAACTTATAATCAAcggtttaataaaataaccaattttattaaatatatttttccgacAAGAAgtaaagaatttaaataatcattaatttctATCTTTAAAACGAAACATTTTGAATGCCCGTAATGTGCTTCCGTGAAAAAGATATTGCTCAATCCAgtcaagaaaattaaatatcagtAAATCCGGAATCTTGTATCTTCTCGTCAAAGCAACTGATTTCTATCGTGATAATTGGAAGATCAAAAACTCTGATCACGAattcttcttttctattattctattaatacCTTTCGAGATGCATGATTCGTTCGCTTGCTGTGTGAAACGTCTTGTAGATAACTTGGCGAAGTCTACTTGAGAAGTAGTGTTCGTATCGATGTGAGCACTTGATCGTTACATTAACACGTTAACGAGTACTGTTTAGGTCTCGTTAACGCCTTATCGAGAAACTTTACGTTATAGTAAATCAAGTCTAGTACGATCGTGAGCGACCAATCGAGGGATTTTTTATGGATATTAGTGATACGTTGATAAGGTCTCGATTTCATTATTATCCTCGTTGAAAGAAAGACAAATGAGAATAAATCATCGGTTTTATTAGTACCTTGCGATGCAATCATTCCGATCGGTGGCATATTACATGTTATACACGGAATTGACGATGTTATTTTAGTCTTCAAATTCTATCTAGTGTTTTATCGTTTTGCATGCGGTTAATGATTGAAAATTACTTAAATTCGACAAGGTagcaaagtaattaaattctccTCCGATTCCTTTGTTTCTCTACTCAATACTCAATACTGTTTTTAGGTAGTCTAGTTCTGTTTTAATGTTTGTGCGAATCGGCGTTTTTCGGTGgaaagtttataaaaatgttagtAGAAAAATTCCATAAGATATTGTAAAACGATAAGTCAAAACATAGGGAATGGTGTGAAAACAAAGAATGACAGAGTCACACGATCGCTTTTACTGTTTCCCCCCCCCCAAGGAAAGCACTAGGGAACTAAACTGTTCTTTGGTTGTGAATGCCGTCTAAATACGGTAATCATTGTGACGAATAGAAAGAATGTTACTTTCTAATGAACATAGTCTTGTATGTACAGGAATACAGTCTAGATTCTCAAGATTGCACTTCAGTATTTCCAGAAACTGTATCTGCGACGTACTatcctttataataaaataacgttaataataataaaagcattACTTCTATTGTTCCCTTTACTAACAAATCGTCGGAAGAAAATCGAAATatagtttatattatttttcaaacattaaTTCGTCATGTATTGCcaatttcacaattttttaataatatcaatcttAGGTGTGATCCACTTAGAGCTATAAATGctttaaaatactttattcttttttttctttctaataaaacattaaatagaAAGTGTTTTGAGGCATTTCTAGCGCCAGATGGATCGCAGCCTTATTCATCATACTTGTAATTTCTAATCATCCTGTATGCACATTAGATTAAGGAATTTAGTCTCTAAAGAATTTATCTAAGaaaattctatataaattgataattgattatttgtaatattagcTACATATAAAAGTGAgttttttacttaatttattaaataaaaatattgtcgaATCAAGAATTTAATTCTCCATCCATTGGAACAGACGGTATTCGAGTATCGGAAATATTCCTTTCTTGATACCAGTCGATCGATAAGTCATCCTAAAATGTAGTACGTGAGCCAGCACAATGCTGAATACACACCTTTTTGAGCTGCAAAAATACTCgactataataaaaaatccatGAAGCAACGCTCTCACAACAAAAAAGGTGCTTCATGAATGTGTTGAActgtttattatacatttcctCGATGCGTTGAAAGATCTGCCGTGCAAAGTTAATGAAACTGTAGAGAGAGATCGATCAATTGCACGTGCaacaaaacaaaagaaaacaaaacaaaacgcAAACGTCATGacgttctcttttctctctctctttttttacataGCTATGCAAATCCGTTTGATAGACTTGATGTTTAAAACGTGCATGGGCCGCTTTGCTATACCGCGCGCGGCTGCACACTGTAGAGACTGGATTCATTTAGTTGGCAAGCTTGTTAACACTTGGCTCGTTTACCTTTCGGTGTTCAGAGAGCCGATTGTGTACGAGGCAGGTTT encodes the following:
- the LOC105284915 gene encoding uncharacterized protein LOC105284915, with amino-acid sequence MHNVKFGSFDFNRSQNYPHRLLFVTLMFTICVIVIPLRGMADRSIILRNFLKRSNQQSDASARLASCMTTFISEYFEDPDHMSLLLPQVLRTTSGLVETLLKKLHGRSSTVYTLDVRLTDTMLKYEISPNVIILSESVIALEKSDFSFMNYYKHDCNLVIALTNPFVDEESFLNDVGALTQGMRLRSIPKLAILASVEEAVLFADSLAVRIGKSYAPAKPRLLGRCGRRSAANAIRWSFADKTESWPVASTINAAIFDNFPYAFITKDNAGRPIFGGIEGSMVEEIVRSMNIELKRKVINWTDNSTIQEELDLRLLNASDDLVFGGCFRYPHLETQYTVSYGIVYVTWMVPTFPNVSLRGLIASFNPSVWYAIICTFIVGGLAKFLIRDISILNIAALVLGVSLQRQPARNSSRIQFISWTLFGFFLTQFYLGSLADQLIRTSDEQLNTMEELVDSGLMLGGLDQYVDLLKTSNDTDEHEKIMRTIYDKYILFEKDVYAKQFLDLEEGENSSLALLVTLNLTSIHQKSRKHVHIIDETVVSYPLALGTWKGFPYLKEFNFKIQALIQAGFINFWAKKAILYSEDYYEKPDEEEDNKSTLDLNDIAPAFLLLIIGYLGGICLLIMEVIFYPSRILM